A single window of Rubrobacter aplysinae DNA harbors:
- a CDS encoding ATP-binding cassette domain-containing protein, producing the protein MRLELDKVSHVYAAGTRSEKAALHDVSVSVESGEMLGIVGGTGSGKSTLAQHLNLLLEPTSGRVLADGVDAATLNRSELRRRVGLVFQFPEQALFAPTVEEDVGFAPRQIGLETEETGRRVREALAALSVEHLSSRAPHALSGGERRRVAIAGVLAMRPEVLVLDEPTAGLDPAARRDLLQVLRNIWAGGGSVVLVSHDLDEVAEVADRVCALEDGSIRALGTPAEVFYSEPGLRPETVRVASRVGERAPEVGRPVTYEQTLRSLGELLESREGRG; encoded by the coding sequence GTGAGGCTGGAGCTGGATAAGGTGAGCCACGTGTACGCGGCCGGCACGAGGTCGGAGAAGGCGGCGCTCCATGACGTCTCGGTCTCGGTGGAGTCGGGGGAGATGCTGGGTATCGTGGGCGGCACGGGCTCCGGCAAGAGCACTTTGGCCCAGCATTTGAACCTCTTGCTGGAGCCTACCTCCGGGCGTGTGCTAGCCGATGGCGTGGACGCCGCCACGCTGAACAGGAGCGAGCTCAGGCGGAGGGTCGGGCTCGTGTTCCAGTTCCCGGAGCAGGCGCTCTTCGCACCGACGGTAGAAGAGGACGTTGGCTTCGCGCCGCGACAGATCGGGCTCGAGACGGAGGAGACCGGGAGGCGGGTGCGGGAGGCGCTCGCCGCGCTATCCGTGGAGCACCTGTCGAGCCGCGCCCCGCACGCCCTCTCCGGTGGGGAGCGGCGCCGGGTCGCGATAGCGGGGGTGCTGGCGATGCGGCCCGAGGTTCTGGTCCTGGACGAGCCGACGGCGGGGCTGGACCCTGCAGCCCGCAGGGATCTCCTCCAGGTGCTGCGCAACATCTGGGCCGGTGGGGGCTCGGTGGTGCTCGTCTCGCACGATCTGGACGAGGTGGCCGAGGTCGCGGACCGGGTGTGCGCGCTGGAGGATGGCTCCATCCGGGCGCTCGGGACCCCGGCCGAGGTATTCTACTCCGAGCCCGGGCTGCGGCCAGAGACGGTCCGGGTGGCGTCGCGCGTCGGCGAACGGGCGCCGGAGGTCGGTCGTCCCGTGACCTACGAGCAGACGCTACGGAGCCTGGGAGAGCTGTTGGAGAGCCGGGAGGGGCGGGGGTGA
- a CDS encoding ATP-binding cassette domain-containing protein gives MRCEGLRFRYPGAESDALVDVGFGIHPGEYVGVVGANGGGKSTLVRLLNGLLIPGSGRVEVAGYDPASRPADVRRVLGILFQNPDNGLVAPFVEDDVAFGLENLGVERSRMRQRVGEAIAGVGLSGYERREVSTLSGGEKQRVALAGLLAVEPEILVLDEPTSMLDAAGRREVLERVRSLRGGRTVLHVTHHLDELLYADRVLVLGGGRIVAETNPAALVSDPELMAENRLVAPPVQRLAAALGLEAGDFREAEDLAEAVLERLESTGSVGRA, from the coding sequence TTGCGCTGCGAGGGGCTCCGCTTCCGCTATCCGGGTGCTGAGTCTGACGCCCTGGTTGATGTGGGATTCGGGATCCACCCCGGAGAGTACGTCGGCGTCGTCGGGGCCAACGGGGGCGGGAAGTCCACCCTGGTGCGGCTGCTGAACGGGCTGCTGATCCCGGGCTCCGGCCGGGTCGAGGTGGCCGGGTACGATCCCGCATCGCGGCCCGCCGATGTACGCCGCGTGCTGGGAATACTGTTCCAGAACCCCGACAACGGGCTCGTGGCGCCTTTCGTCGAGGACGACGTCGCGTTCGGACTGGAGAACCTCGGCGTCGAACGCTCCCGAATGCGGCAGAGGGTGGGCGAGGCCATAGCCGGGGTCGGCCTCTCGGGCTACGAGCGCCGGGAGGTCTCCACGCTCTCCGGCGGGGAGAAGCAGCGCGTCGCACTCGCCGGGCTACTGGCCGTGGAGCCCGAGATACTGGTACTCGACGAGCCGACCTCGATGCTCGACGCGGCCGGCAGGCGTGAGGTGCTGGAGCGGGTCCGCTCCCTGCGCGGGGGGCGGACCGTGTTGCACGTCACCCACCACCTCGACGAGCTACTGTACGCGGACCGGGTGCTCGTGCTCGGCGGCGGGCGCATCGTCGCCGAGACCAACCCCGCCGCGCTGGTCTCCGATCCCGAGCTGATGGCCGAGAACCGGCTCGTCGCGCCGCCAGTGCAGCGCCTGGCCGCCGCCCTTGGTCTGGAGGCGGGGGATTTCCGGGAGGCGGAGGACCTCGCAGAGGCCGTGCTGGAGCGTCTGGAGAGTACGGGGAGCGTGGGCCGGGCGTGA
- the rpsI gene encoding 30S ribosomal protein S9: MAETTQARKSGQALYYGTGRRKTSVARVRVVPGDGNITVNGKGYTDFFPRSTHQISVLAPMKLLGAEGRYDVHVKVEGGGPTGQAQAVQHGLSRALSEESHEARKELKDAGMLTRDERAVERKKYGLKKARKRPQFSKR, from the coding sequence ATGGCAGAGACCACGCAGGCGAGGAAGAGCGGGCAGGCGCTGTACTACGGCACGGGCCGCAGGAAGACCTCGGTGGCCCGCGTCAGGGTGGTGCCCGGCGACGGCAACATCACCGTCAACGGCAAGGGCTACACCGACTTCTTCCCGCGCTCGACGCATCAGATCTCAGTCCTCGCGCCGATGAAGCTGCTCGGGGCCGAAGGCCGCTACGACGTCCACGTAAAGGTCGAGGGCGGCGGCCCGACCGGACAGGCCCAGGCCGTCCAGCACGGGCTCTCGCGGGCGCTTTCGGAGGAGTCCCACGAGGCCCGCAAGGAGCTCAAGGACGCTGGGATGCTGACCCGCGACGAGCGGGCAGTGGAGCGCAAGAAGTACGGCCTCAAGAAGGCCCGCAAGCGTCCGCAGTTCTCCAAGCGCTAG
- a CDS encoding adenylate kinase, which yields MRVILLGPQGAGKGTQAQQLAEQTGAKHVSTGDLVRAEIKEGTELGRKIQEYNDRGELVPDEIIVEMARPHLEGDGWLLDGFPRNEAQARTLDEGLSEMGQRLDGVVALEAPDDELVERLSGRRTSQSTGRIYHVEHDPPPENGPDEGPFIQREDDAEEAIRNRLDIYHEQTEPLKEYYDEQGLLVTVDATRSIPEVTEEVLRALGHAAGAGDQKGES from the coding sequence ATGAGAGTAATACTTCTTGGCCCCCAGGGGGCGGGGAAAGGTACGCAGGCACAACAGCTCGCCGAACAGACCGGCGCGAAGCACGTCTCCACCGGAGACCTGGTGCGGGCCGAGATCAAAGAGGGCACCGAGCTCGGGCGCAAGATCCAGGAGTACAACGACCGCGGCGAGCTGGTGCCGGATGAGATCATCGTCGAGATGGCCCGGCCGCACCTCGAAGGCGACGGCTGGCTCCTGGACGGCTTTCCGCGTAACGAGGCCCAGGCGCGCACCCTCGACGAGGGCCTCTCGGAAATGGGCCAGAGGCTGGACGGCGTGGTGGCGCTGGAGGCCCCGGATGACGAGCTGGTAGAGCGGCTCTCGGGGCGGCGCACGAGCCAGTCCACGGGCCGGATATACCACGTCGAGCACGACCCGCCGCCGGAGAACGGTCCCGACGAGGGGCCGTTCATCCAGCGCGAGGACGACGCCGAGGAGGCGATCCGTAACCGGCTCGACATTTATCACGAGCAGACCGAGCCCCTCAAGGAATACTATGACGAGCAGGGCCTGCTCGTCACGGTGGACGCCACCCGGAGCATCCCCGAGGTCACGGAGGAAGTGTTGCGGGCGCTGGGCCACGCCGCCGGCGCCGGGGATCAAAAGGGAGAGTCTTGA
- the rpsM gene encoding 30S ribosomal protein S13: MARIAGIDLPREKRVEIGLTYIYGIGHSTARRIVQETGVDRNTKVRDLAEGEVGSIRSYIDQNLEVEGDLRREQQQNIRRLVDIGCYRGIRHRRSLPVRGQRTKTNARQRKGPKPSIGGRKKR; encoded by the coding sequence ATGGCGCGAATAGCCGGGATAGACCTCCCGAGGGAGAAGCGGGTCGAGATCGGGCTGACCTATATATATGGCATCGGCCACTCGACGGCACGCAGGATCGTGCAGGAGACCGGCGTGGACCGGAACACGAAGGTCCGGGACCTGGCCGAGGGCGAGGTCGGCTCCATCAGGAGCTACATAGACCAGAATCTAGAGGTCGAGGGCGACCTGCGCCGCGAGCAGCAGCAGAACATCCGGCGGCTGGTCGACATCGGCTGCTACCGGGGTATCCGGCATCGCCGGAGCCTGCCGGTCCGCGGGCAGCGGACAAAGACCAACGCCCGCCAGCGCAAGGGTCCGAAGCCGTCCATAGGCGGGAGGAAGAAGAGGTAG
- the rplM gene encoding 50S ribosomal protein L13: protein MKSYMARPQGPQAVERKWYVVDAEGQTLGRLATELAVILRGKHKPQYTPHVDTGDFVVVVNADKVVVTGRKADKKIYHRHTGYPGGLRKTSYEEMMRRKPAEVLRKAVFGMMPKNRLARQQAKKLKVYAGPDHPHEAQTPEIYEVR, encoded by the coding sequence ATGAAGAGTTACATGGCGCGGCCCCAGGGTCCGCAGGCCGTGGAACGCAAATGGTATGTGGTGGATGCCGAGGGTCAGACCCTGGGGCGGCTGGCCACGGAGTTGGCGGTTATCCTGCGTGGCAAGCACAAGCCCCAGTACACGCCGCACGTGGACACCGGCGACTTCGTGGTCGTGGTGAACGCGGACAAGGTCGTGGTGACCGGCCGCAAGGCGGACAAGAAGATCTACCACCGGCACACCGGATACCCCGGCGGTCTCAGGAAGACCAGCTACGAGGAGATGATGCGGCGCAAGCCTGCAGAGGTGCTGCGTAAGGCGGTGTTCGGGATGATGCCCAAGAACCGGCTCGCCCGGCAGCAGGCCAAAAAGCTAAAGGTGTACGCGGGGCCGGATCACCCGCACGAGGCCCAGACGCCTGAGATATACGAGGTGAGGTAA
- the infA gene encoding translation initiation factor IF-1 — translation MAKEDVIEVEGTITEALPNTQFRVELENGHNVLAHISGKMRMNYIRILPGDRVKVELSPYDLSRGRITYRFRN, via the coding sequence TTGGCTAAAGAAGATGTCATAGAGGTAGAGGGTACGATCACGGAGGCCCTGCCCAACACGCAGTTCAGGGTGGAGCTCGAGAACGGGCACAACGTGCTGGCCCACATCTCGGGCAAGATGCGGATGAACTACATTCGGATACTCCCCGGAGACAGGGTCAAGGTCGAGCTAAGCCCCTATGATCTCAGCCGGGGGCGCATCACCTACCGGTTCAGGAATTAG
- the truA gene encoding tRNA pseudouridine(38-40) synthase TruA, which translates to MKLAGVVEYDGSDFSGWAAQPSRRTVEDTLSQALSTVLRQPVKLAVAGRTDAGVHATGQVVSFSADIPLDPGEIAYKATAVMPGDLALRRCVEAPADFDARRWASSRSYEYRVLNAAVRSPLAWGRSVYISRRLDETTLTEAAGKILGEHNFRAFTPSRTYHSYFVRRVSESRWDREGEELVYRITANSFLYGMVRALIGTMLEVADGKRSPEDFGRLLDSPEARRSSAGPSAPAHGLTLTGVGYEDVPGL; encoded by the coding sequence ATGAAGCTGGCCGGCGTGGTCGAGTATGACGGCTCAGATTTCTCGGGCTGGGCAGCCCAGCCGAGCCGGCGAACCGTAGAGGACACGCTCTCGCAGGCCCTTTCGACGGTGTTGCGCCAGCCGGTAAAGCTCGCCGTGGCGGGCCGCACCGACGCCGGGGTACACGCCACCGGACAGGTCGTATCCTTTTCCGCCGACATCCCGCTCGACCCCGGAGAGATAGCCTACAAGGCGACCGCCGTAATGCCGGGGGACCTCGCGCTCAGGCGCTGTGTAGAGGCCCCCGCAGACTTCGACGCCCGCCGGTGGGCGTCGAGCCGCAGCTACGAGTACCGGGTGCTGAACGCGGCGGTCCGCTCCCCGCTGGCCTGGGGCCGCTCGGTGTATATCTCCCGCAGACTGGACGAGACGACTCTCACAGAGGCGGCGGGCAAGATCCTGGGCGAGCACAACTTCCGGGCCTTCACGCCGTCCAGGACCTACCACTCATACTTCGTCCGCCGGGTCTCGGAGTCGCGCTGGGATCGGGAGGGAGAGGAGCTGGTGTACCGCATCACCGCCAACTCGTTTCTATACGGCATGGTGAGAGCCCTGATAGGCACCATGCTGGAGGTTGCGGACGGTAAACGCTCCCCGGAGGACTTCGGACGATTGCTCGATTCCCCGGAGGCCCGGCGCAGCTCCGCCGGACCCTCCGCCCCGGCCCACGGGCTGACACTTACTGGGGTGGGCTACGAGGACGTGCCGGGGCTCTGA
- the rpsD gene encoding 30S ribosomal protein S4 encodes MSRYLGPRGRRDRRAGVQLSAMRKNPLERKPYPPGEHGRGRMRQTEYGVRLLEKQKARWYYGVSEKQFHRTYVKATRMQGVTGESLLQLMELRVDNVVYRMGFASSRPQARQLVGHGHFQINGHKHDIPSAALKPDDVLTVREKSRNLAPIQNAVEEVVAVPPWLEADHDNFTGRVLHVPARDEIDTPVEEQLIIEFYSR; translated from the coding sequence GTGTCACGTTATCTAGGACCTAGAGGAAGGCGGGACCGCCGCGCCGGGGTGCAACTCTCCGCCATGCGGAAGAACCCGCTGGAGAGGAAGCCCTACCCGCCGGGTGAGCATGGCCGGGGCAGGATGCGCCAGACGGAGTACGGCGTCCGCCTCCTGGAGAAGCAGAAGGCCCGCTGGTACTACGGGGTATCGGAGAAGCAGTTCCACCGGACCTACGTGAAGGCGACCAGGATGCAGGGCGTCACCGGCGAGAGCCTGTTGCAGCTAATGGAGCTCCGGGTGGATAACGTGGTGTACCGGATGGGGTTCGCCTCCAGCCGGCCCCAGGCCCGGCAGCTCGTCGGCCACGGCCACTTCCAGATAAACGGTCACAAGCACGACATACCGTCCGCGGCCCTCAAGCCCGACGACGTGCTGACTGTGCGCGAGAAGAGCCGTAATCTCGCCCCGATACAGAACGCCGTCGAGGAGGTAGTCGCGGTGCCGCCGTGGTTGGAGGCCGACCACGACAACTTTACCGGGCGCGTGCTGCACGTCCCGGCCCGCGACGAGATAGACACTCCCGTCGAGGAGCAGCTCATCATCGAGTTCTACAGCCGCTAG
- the rpmJ gene encoding 50S ribosomal protein L36, whose translation MKVRASVKPICERCKVIRRRGTVRVICSNPRHKQRQG comes from the coding sequence TTGAAGGTGAGGGCGAGCGTAAAACCAATCTGTGAGCGGTGCAAGGTGATCCGGCGCCGCGGCACGGTGCGGGTCATCTGTTCGAATCCCAGGCACAAGCAGAGGCAGGGCTAG
- a CDS encoding O-methyltransferase, whose amino-acid sequence MQRDDLGELLSEVEGYIGGLFSPQDHALEAALEESRRAGLPEIHISPAQGRLMQFLAELGGARRVLEIGTLGGYSAIYLARALPEDGEMISLELEEDHARVARANLERAGLDTKVEVRVGDARESLDKIQASEEGPFDLVFIDADKEAYPEYLDYALRLTRPGSVIMADNTIWGGAVMDDSDEEGSALHEFNRRLASEGRLSATIIPLLRERVDGLAVARVI is encoded by the coding sequence ATGCAACGGGATGATCTCGGTGAGCTTTTGTCGGAGGTGGAAGGCTACATAGGTGGGCTGTTCTCTCCGCAGGACCACGCCCTCGAAGCTGCTCTGGAGGAGTCGCGGCGGGCCGGGCTGCCAGAGATACACATCTCGCCCGCGCAGGGACGCCTGATGCAGTTTCTGGCCGAGCTAGGCGGCGCGCGCCGGGTGCTGGAGATCGGGACTCTCGGCGGCTACAGCGCCATCTACCTCGCCCGGGCTTTACCGGAGGATGGGGAGATGATCTCCCTGGAGCTCGAAGAGGACCACGCCCGCGTTGCCCGCGCCAACCTGGAGCGCGCCGGTCTCGATACAAAGGTCGAGGTGCGGGTTGGGGACGCGCGCGAGTCTCTCGATAAGATTCAAGCCTCGGAAGAGGGGCCTTTCGACCTCGTGTTCATAGACGCCGACAAGGAGGCGTACCCGGAGTATCTGGATTACGCTCTGCGCCTGACCCGTCCCGGCTCCGTGATAATGGCCGACAATACCATCTGGGGCGGCGCCGTCATGGACGACTCTGACGAGGAGGGGAGCGCGCTACACGAGTTCAACCGGCGGCTCGCATCCGAAGGGCGGCTATCGGCGACCATCATACCCCTCCTGCGCGAAAGGGTGGACGGGCTGGCGGTCGCCAGGGTGATATAA
- a CDS encoding energy-coupling factor transporter transmembrane component T family protein has translation MSFRGLGQFHAADSLLHRLDPRAKILAVLLIAAGLFLVESIAGLLAVGAFVTALVVVARIPLPGFLRMLRPVALVVAFTAIFQVLFVREGDLLFSLWVVEVYSGGLRLALFLALRILVLVAAAALLTATTSPISLTDGLEDLLSPLKKLRFPSHEVAMMMTIALRFIPTLYDEARKITTAQKARGADFESGGLIGRLRALLPMLIPLTVGAFARADELAEAMESRGYAGGGGRTRYRELRFGALDAAALVVAALVPLGGLLGDLV, from the coding sequence GTGAGCTTCCGGGGGCTCGGGCAGTTCCACGCGGCCGACTCGCTGCTGCACCGTCTGGATCCCCGGGCGAAGATCCTGGCCGTGCTCCTGATCGCCGCCGGGCTGTTCTTGGTCGAATCCATAGCCGGTTTGCTCGCGGTCGGAGCTTTCGTGACGGCCCTGGTGGTGGTCGCCCGGATACCGCTCCCGGGCTTTCTGCGGATGCTGCGGCCGGTCGCCCTCGTGGTGGCGTTTACCGCGATCTTCCAGGTGCTGTTCGTGCGGGAAGGGGATCTGCTCTTCTCTCTCTGGGTGGTCGAGGTGTACTCGGGAGGGCTGCGGCTGGCGCTCTTCCTGGCGCTCAGGATACTAGTGCTCGTCGCCGCGGCCGCGCTGCTGACCGCGACTACATCCCCGATCTCGCTGACGGACGGGCTGGAGGACCTGCTTTCGCCGCTGAAAAAGCTGAGGTTCCCTTCCCACGAGGTTGCGATGATGATGACGATAGCCCTGCGCTTTATCCCGACGCTCTACGATGAGGCCCGGAAGATCACGACCGCCCAGAAGGCGCGCGGGGCGGACTTCGAGAGCGGTGGCCTGATAGGCCGGCTGCGGGCGTTGCTACCGATGCTAATACCCCTGACGGTGGGCGCGTTCGCCAGAGCCGACGAGCTGGCCGAGGCGATGGAGAGCCGGGGATACGCCGGGGGCGGGGGACGCACCCGCTACCGGGAGCTCCGCTTCGGCGCGCTTGACGCGGCCGCCCTCGTAGTAGCCGCGCTCGTCCCTCTCGGGGGCCTCCTGGGAGACCTCGTATGA
- a CDS encoding DNA-directed RNA polymerase subunit alpha: MLDIAPPRFRVEEEEQNRAVFVAEPLPRGLGHTLGNSLRRAMLSGLTGSAVTKVRIEGVSHEFSTLEGVKEDVVDLILNVKELKFKLERDEPIELEISRSGPAQVTAEDIELKADVETVNPDQYVASVSEGGTLEMRLTVERGQGYVRAEQNKSDADPIGVIAVDSLFSPVQRVNYTVSETRAGSRTDLDSLSIEVFTDGRVAPQDALQEAAKQLTEVLGLFTDDQGVQQSGQPQGGRTGRPVINDERPVEDLELTVRSYNCLKREGVDTIGQLATMTEEELMNIRNLGMKSVDEIRSKLTEYGYSMESEGL, translated from the coding sequence ATGTTGGATATAGCGCCACCCCGTTTCAGGGTGGAAGAGGAAGAACAGAACAGGGCGGTCTTCGTCGCCGAGCCGCTCCCGAGGGGGCTGGGCCACACGCTGGGCAACTCCCTGCGGCGGGCGATGCTCTCGGGGCTTACCGGCTCCGCCGTCACCAAGGTGCGTATAGAGGGTGTCTCCCACGAGTTCTCGACGCTCGAAGGCGTCAAGGAGGACGTTGTGGACCTCATCCTCAACGTCAAGGAGCTGAAGTTCAAGCTCGAACGGGACGAGCCGATAGAGCTCGAGATCTCCAGGAGCGGGCCGGCCCAGGTTACCGCCGAGGACATAGAGCTCAAGGCCGACGTGGAGACCGTGAACCCCGACCAGTACGTCGCCAGCGTCTCGGAAGGCGGTACTCTCGAGATGCGCCTGACGGTCGAGCGGGGCCAGGGCTACGTGCGCGCCGAGCAGAACAAGTCCGACGCCGATCCCATAGGTGTGATCGCGGTAGACTCCTTGTTCTCGCCGGTCCAGAGGGTCAACTACACCGTCTCCGAGACCCGCGCCGGCTCCCGGACGGATCTCGACTCGCTCTCGATAGAGGTGTTTACCGACGGCCGCGTCGCGCCCCAGGACGCCCTACAAGAGGCCGCCAAGCAGCTTACCGAGGTTCTCGGGCTATTTACCGACGATCAGGGGGTGCAGCAGAGCGGGCAGCCCCAGGGCGGGCGCACCGGGCGTCCGGTCATAAACGACGAGCGTCCCGTGGAGGATCTGGAGCTCACCGTGCGCTCCTACAACTGTCTCAAGCGCGAGGGCGTGGACACCATCGGGCAGCTCGCGACGATGACCGAGGAAGAGCTCATGAACATCCGGAACCTCGGCATGAAGAGCGTGGACGAGATCCGCTCGAAGCTCACCGAGTACGGGTATTCCATGGAGAGTGAGGGGCTGTGA
- the rpsK gene encoding 30S ribosomal protein S11, which produces MGRQRTRGASRTRRKARKNISTGVVHIKSSFNNTIVSVSDQEGNAIAWESAGALGFKGSRKSTPYAAQMTAESVANKAMDQGVKRVDIEVKGHGSGRDMAARTFQAMGIEVLGIKDVTGQPHNGCRASKRRRG; this is translated from the coding sequence ATGGGTAGACAGCGCACCAGAGGAGCCAGCCGGACGCGGCGCAAAGCCCGCAAGAATATCTCGACCGGCGTGGTCCACATAAAGAGCTCGTTCAACAACACCATCGTGAGCGTCTCCGACCAGGAGGGCAACGCCATAGCCTGGGAGTCTGCGGGTGCTCTGGGCTTCAAGGGCAGCCGCAAATCCACGCCCTACGCCGCCCAGATGACGGCAGAGAGCGTGGCGAACAAGGCGATGGATCAGGGCGTGAAGCGGGTGGACATCGAGGTCAAGGGCCACGGCTCGGGCCGCGACATGGCCGCCCGGACCTTCCAGGCCATGGGCATCGAGGTGCTCGGCATAAAGGACGTAACCGGCCAGCCGCACAACGGCTGCCGCGCCTCCAAGCGTCGTCGGGGCTAG
- the map gene encoding type I methionyl aminopeptidase, whose product MIVRKSKGEIETMRESGKITAGCLAALTAAVRPGVTTAELDELADSYIREREGKPEFKGYQGFPRSICASPNAMIVHGIPGSYTLDEGDIISLDVGTRFEGFVSDSATTVRVGAVSEEVDRLLQTTQECLTAATEQMRPGNKLGDVGYAIQSLAEGRGYGVIRDLVSHGVGRQMHEEPQIPNYGKPGSGTRLLPGMTFAIEPMVSLGSYEIVLDEEDGWSIYTADGSMAAHYEHTIAVTEDGPVVLTAPAEG is encoded by the coding sequence TTGATCGTCCGCAAGAGCAAGGGCGAGATAGAGACGATGCGCGAGAGTGGCAAGATCACGGCCGGCTGCCTCGCCGCGCTCACGGCGGCCGTCAGGCCCGGCGTAACCACCGCCGAGCTGGACGAGCTCGCTGACTCTTACATCCGCGAGCGCGAGGGCAAGCCGGAGTTCAAGGGCTATCAGGGCTTCCCTCGCTCCATCTGCGCCTCGCCGAACGCCATGATCGTGCACGGCATTCCGGGCTCATACACCCTGGACGAGGGCGACATAATCTCGCTCGACGTCGGCACCCGCTTCGAGGGCTTCGTCTCCGACAGCGCCACCACCGTGCGCGTCGGCGCGGTGTCCGAGGAGGTGGACCGTCTGCTCCAGACCACCCAGGAGTGTCTCACGGCGGCTACGGAGCAGATGCGCCCCGGTAACAAGCTCGGGGACGTCGGGTACGCGATACAGTCGCTCGCCGAGGGGCGCGGGTACGGCGTGATCCGGGACCTCGTCTCCCACGGCGTCGGAAGGCAGATGCACGAGGAGCCCCAGATCCCGAACTACGGCAAGCCTGGCAGCGGCACTCGTCTCCTACCAGGCATGACCTTCGCCATAGAGCCCATGGTCTCGCTGGGTAGCTACGAGATCGTGCTCGACGAGGAGGACGGCTGGTCCATCTACACCGCCGACGGGTCCATGGCCGCCCACTACGAGCACACCATTGCCGTGACCGAAGACGGCCCCGTGGTGCTAACCGCCCCGGCAGAAGGATAG
- the rplQ gene encoding 50S ribosomal protein L17, whose protein sequence is MRHAKKGRRLGKDSQHRRLMLGTMAGQVISHGRIKTTPTRAKEVRGVVDRLVTIAKRDDIASRRRAAVVVKDKQIVRQLFEDVAPDLDDRNSGYTRILKLGPRKGDGAEQVYLELVNYDPSQS, encoded by the coding sequence GTGAGACACGCTAAGAAGGGACGCAGGCTGGGCAAGGACTCCCAGCACCGGCGGCTGATGCTAGGCACGATGGCCGGTCAGGTCATAAGCCACGGCCGCATCAAGACCACCCCGACCCGGGCCAAGGAGGTCCGGGGCGTGGTGGACCGGCTGGTAACCATAGCCAAGCGCGACGACATCGCCTCGCGCCGGCGGGCGGCTGTAGTGGTCAAGGACAAGCAGATCGTGCGCCAGCTATTCGAGGACGTTGCGCCGGATCTGGACGACCGCAACTCCGGCTACACCCGCATCCTCAAGCTCGGCCCGCGCAAGGGCGACGGGGCGGAGCAGGTGTACCTGGAGCTGGTCAACTACGATCCGTCCCAGAGCTAG
- a CDS encoding sortase, whose translation MRRIGLYSLIALASLALVGVLAAGIGVALNNDDQAKVKQASTPTVAEPESPETTEETKKEETKEEKTKEDTKKEETEEETANEEQQAAEQQAAEQQAAQEQRWRELAEQREAEERDAAQRRAAEQQAAEEEQPAVPANTALSLSAPTAGIQNDPVTNSIAEGVLATGAGKIPSTGFPWQSGANTFIAAHVYGYPGTGSWQQFARVPNMGMGDPIYLTDSNGTTYEYQVSEILTVAPTDVWVAESTGQNIVSLQTCVGPNWSQRMVVRGTLVGTSQA comes from the coding sequence TTGCGCAGGATCGGTCTCTATTCGCTTATAGCCCTGGCTTCGCTGGCCCTGGTCGGTGTTCTCGCAGCAGGGATTGGGGTGGCCCTAAACAACGACGATCAGGCCAAAGTGAAGCAGGCTAGTACCCCCACGGTGGCTGAACCAGAGTCCCCCGAGACCACCGAAGAGACCAAGAAGGAAGAAACAAAGGAAGAGAAGACCAAGGAAGATACCAAGAAAGAGGAAACAGAGGAAGAGACCGCCAACGAAGAGCAGCAGGCAGCCGAGCAGCAGGCAGCCGAGCAGCAAGCGGCGCAGGAGCAGCGGTGGCGGGAGCTAGCCGAACAGCGCGAGGCAGAGGAGAGGGACGCCGCCCAGAGGCGCGCCGCCGAGCAGCAGGCGGCGGAAGAGGAGCAACCGGCCGTACCCGCAAACACGGCCCTGAGCCTATCCGCGCCAACCGCGGGCATCCAGAACGATCCGGTTACGAACAGCATAGCCGAGGGCGTCCTGGCCACAGGCGCGGGTAAGATCCCCTCCACCGGCTTCCCGTGGCAGTCCGGGGCCAACACGTTCATCGCGGCCCACGTCTACGGTTATCCCGGCACCGGTAGCTGGCAGCAGTTCGCCAGGGTTCCGAATATGGGTATGGGAGACCCAATCTACCTGACCGACTCCAACGGCACGACCTACGAGTACCAGGTGAGCGAGATCCTGACCGTCGCCCCGACAGACGTCTGGGTGGCCGAGTCTACCGGTCAGAACATCGTTTCCCTGCAAACCTGTGTCGGCCCCAACTGGAGCCAGCGCATGGTGGTCCGGGGTACGCTCGTGGGCACCAGCCAGGCCTAG